In one window of Zingiber officinale cultivar Zhangliang chromosome 11A, Zo_v1.1, whole genome shotgun sequence DNA:
- the LOC122031227 gene encoding polygalacturonase ADPG2-like, translating to MARRGLISLFVIFLLAAGILAHETTYNVVDFGAKGDGYTDDTQAFVNAWSWICRNSTGPSALLIPAGKTFLLDRIVFQGPCNYAIHLKVDGNLKRINEIWKDKFNSWLLFIRISVLNIYGSGELDGQGTDWWSCKMKNKCPFEAAHNLELLSCTNVQIWGLKLINSPMMHIAVGQSENVYIGGITISTPSDSPNTDGIHIQKSQHVVVTDSVIGTGDDCVSMSDGAVDVSVSNVTCGPGHGISIGSLGIAGTVATASDIYVSNCTFSQTTNGVRIKTWQGGSGFARNISFVNIKMNEVYYPIIIDQYYCPHKRCSYKTAAVQVSDVKYLDVAGSSTSKLAITLNCSQTVPCTGITMDNVNLWSADQGQQVQSNCINAKGSAGNKISPAVPCLTTY from the exons ATGGCTAGACGA GGTCTTATCAGTCTCTTCGTGATCTTTCTTCTTGCTGCTGGGATTTTGGCTCATGAGACAACATACAACGTCGTAGACTTTGGAGCCAAAGGAGATGGCTACACAGATGACACTCAA gCGTTTGTAAATGCATGGAGTTGGATTTGTCGCAACAGCACAGGACCCTCCGCCTTGCTCATTCCGGCAGGGAAGACATTTTTGTTGGATCGCATTGTTTTCCAAGGACCCTGCAACTATGCCATTCACTTAAAG GTTGATGGAAATCTTAAAAGAATAAATGAAATATGGAAAGACAAGTTCAATAGCTGGCTTCTTTTCATTCGAATCAGCGTCCTAAACATCTATGGCTCCGGCGAGCTCGACGGCCAAGGGACGGACTGGTGGTCATGCAAAATGAAAAAT AAATGTCCATTTGAAGCTGCCCAT AACCTGGAGCTGCTGAGTTGCACCAATGTACAGATATGGGGGTTGAAGTTGATCAACAGCCCCATGATGCATATAGCAGTGGGACAAAGCGAGAATGTCTACATCGGAGGGATCACCATCTCCACCCCCAGCGACAGCCCCAACACCGATGGCATCCACATCCAGAAAAGCCAACATGTCGTGGTAACAGACTCCGTAATTGGCACAGGAGATGATTGTGTGTCGATGAGTGATGGTGCTGTGGATGTTTCTGTCAGCAATGTAACATGCGGTCCTGGCCATGGAATAAG TATTGGGAGCTTGGGCATAGCTGGGACCGTGGCAACAGCATCAGACATCTACGTTTCCAACTGCACCTTCTCCCAAACGACCAATGGAGTCAGGATCAAAACATGGCAG GGAGGGTCTGGCTTTGCGAGGAACATATCATTTGTGAATATTAAGATGAATGAAGTGTATTACCCCATAATTATAGATCAGTACTACTGCCCTCACAAACGCTGCTCATATAAG ACAGCAGCAGTCCAAGTGAGCGATGTGAAATATCTCGATGTGGCAGGAAGCTCAACGAGTAAATTAGCAATTACTCTGAATTGCAGCCAAACTGTGCCTTGCACCGGCATCACCATGGACAATGTTAATTTGTGGTCTGCAGATCAGGGACAGCAGGTGCAGTCTAACTGCATCAACGCCAAAGGATCTGCAGGAAATAAAATTTCGCCTGCGGTCCCTTGCTTGACTACTTACTGA